GGACATGGGAGGTGGTGGGGGCTGGGCCTGTAGACTGCAGTGCAGGTGTCAGGAGGCGCAGCTCTGGGCTCACCCCAAGGTGGTGGCTCTGCCCTgtgacaccctgctggtgtgtGCACTGAGTCCTACGCTGAGCAGGATGGGCACTGGGCTTAGGTAGGGGGTGCAGAGCCCTGGGCTGAGGTGCAGCTGTGTGGTAACTGAGCAGGGGAGTCTCTCAGGCTCTCCACTCTAATAAGGGGCGGGGCGGGATGGGATGAAGGGTCTCAGACTTGGCTCTGGCCCAGGCTGTCCAGGAGCTGGTTGTGGGCCCCAGCCAGGCAGCGCTAAGGGAGACCCTTGGTAGATGCCATTTCTGGATGTGTCTGGAAGCATCCAGAATGGATTAAGACAGCCTTAGTTTGGGGCTGGCGCCCCAAGCCCACCCTTGGCCTGAGCCAGCTGCAGCACACCGAGCCCCCTGAAGGATCTGTAAGGGCCAGGGACTGCTTGTCTTGGGCCCACCAGCATGTGTCCCCTGTGCTGTGGCCCCACACTGCGGGTCCCCCTCCTGTCCTGGGTCAGGGTCCCCACTCTGTGGGCCTGGCCACTGGAGAATATAGGAGAGAACGTGTGGAGATGGGTGAGCCGTGCAGGGTTGGTTGAAGTCTGCCTGAGCAAATGCTGCCTCTGTGGCTTCTCTAGCACAGGCCCTGCTGAGGGGCCATCAGGGGAGTTCTGGGAACCCTGGTCCCCAGGCACCCAGGCCTAAGGTAGGTGGTGTGATGGCCCATGAGCTCTGGTTAAGTCAGATGCCAGGACATGGGGAGGACGCCCACCCTGTGGAAAGATAGGAGAGGACCCTCATGCTCTGGGGACACACAGTGACCCCCACCCTCTGTAGACATAGGGAGAAGCACCAGGCTCTGGGAAGACAGGAGGACCCTCACCCCCTGGCGACACATGGGACCCACTCTCAGGATATAGATGACCACCGCCCTCAGGGGACAGACAAGGGTGAGATGATCACTACCCTCTGGGGACAAGAGTGGGGTCCACTACACTGAGGTTACGGGaggaacccccacccccaccatgctCAATCCTGATCAGGCAGAGCCTGTTGAGGGTGAAGTAGTGGAGCAGAACAGCGAGGCAGTAGAGGCACCCATTTACtgagcagcagagctgggggcagggcacaGCAGGGCGTTGGTCAGCAGCTACATTGTCAGCTCCTGCAGGAAAAGAAAAGCGTAGGTCAGGCTGGAGAGGGAGTGTCGGCAGCAGGGCCACGTGCATAGTTGCTCACCATGATGGCATTGACGATGTCGCTCTGGTTCTCTCTCAGGGCACGTACAGCCTTGGCCCTGGAAACGTTGGCCTGTGCCATAACTAGCTCAATGTCACGCAGCTCCAGTCCTGCCTCATCCACctggggggcagcagggaggtGCTGAGCTGACTTCTCCCCCATCGGGGCCCCACAGGCCCCCCCCAGATGCAGCCCCAATGCCCGGCCTCacctcctcctcatcctcctcGCACTCTGGCCTCATCTGCGGCCCTGGCGCTGACTCGGGCACCAGGGCTGCGGGCTCCGCGGGCACCTTGAACTTCTCAGCTGCGGCTCTGTGCACCTGCTGGGACAGGTCCTCGACCTGCGCACAGGGCCAGCTGTCAGCTGGCTGCACCCAGGCCTCCCCCCCCAACCGCCCACGGCTGCTCAGACCTTAGCCTCCCCAAAGACCACGTAGGTGTCCGAGGCCGGGCTCTTGAAGACGTCAGGCTTGGCGATGACAAAGAGGATGTTTTTGGACTTCTGAATGGTGATCCTGGTGACCCCCTGGATCTGCCGCAAGCCCAGCTTGGACATTGCCTGGGGGCACAGTGGGCTCAGACCTGGGCTCCTAGGGGCCCAGTTGAGGTTGGAGGGGGTGGAGTAGGCCCAGGGGGAGGCAGAAATGCCAGGGATCAGGCTCTGCCACTGACTCCTGGGCACCCCTGTGGCCCCTGCATGTCGCAGGGTGAGTGGCTTGGGCTAGGAGCACCCTCTCTGCTGACACTTTGGCCCTGGTGATTTCACAAGAGAGCACCCAGTAGCGGAAGCCTCCCCCACACCTTGGGAGTCAGTTCTGAGATTGAGGGTCCCTGTGCAGCCGGCCACAGCCCACCTTTCGGGCCTTCTTCTCGCTGCGGCTCTGCTTGGCTTTGGAGCTGGTCTCCTCACTGCCTCCACCTGCAGGGGCCTTGGGAGAGGGGTGGGGTCTGAGTGAGAGCCTGGATGCAGAGACCCAGGGCACGCCCACCCCCTGGCACGGGCACCTGGGCTGGGCACTGTGAAGTCTGCGGCCCTGAGAGCTCCGGCTCCTCTGGCTCCTCCGACTCCCCGTGGCTGTCTGAGTGATGGCCGGAGCCTGTAGCCTGCAGCGAGCCTGGGGACAGGAGGTGTGAGGTGGCCTCTGCTTTCTGCTGTGCCTTCCCCCTTTCCCCCCACCTCCTGTCCCTGGCTCAGGATGTGCTCCAGCCCAGGCCCCCTCACCTTCCTCCAGGCTGTCCTGGTCATCCTGCTGCCCAATGGCTGGGAGACCTTGGGGGCCAGCCGGGCTCTGGGGCCTGGAGCCAGGAGGCACTTGGCCGGGGGGTGAGATCCTCAAGGCTGGGTCTTTGGCATGAATTCCTCCTATGGGGGCTGCTTTGGGGCTGAGGAGGGCAGCATGGGGCAGAAGGCTGCCCCGCTGCCCTGCCCCAGGGGTGTTTGTGGTTCCTGAGAAGGCAGCCACTGCCAGCTGTGCTCCTGCCTGGGGTGGCAGATGAGCTGGAGAGCTGGGGCACTCCTTGCCTTCCACGGAGTCTTCCTGGGGGCCCGCAGGACGCAGTGCTGCCTTCATGACCCCAGGAGCAGAGGGCCTGTCTGGCGGCAAGCTGGGTGGGCCCCCAGTGGGGCCTTCTGGGGGCTGTGGCCGAGAGGGACCAAGGATTCCAGGTGCTGCCTGGGCCCAATCTGCACTGCCTGGGCCTAGTACAGGTTCCTGCTGCCAGGAGGGTGGTGGAGACATAGGTGCAGGTCCTTTGGGGCAGCGCCCACCTGGCTTGGGCACAGCCCTTGAAGGAAATTCTAGGCAGGAGTCGAGCCCCACCTCTGAGGCCACAGCCACAGGGATCCCTGGCTCTGTGGTGGCCCTCTCCTCTGCTGGGCTCAGAGACTGCACCTGGCCAACCTCAGGGCAAGCAGCAGGACATGCCTccgggctgctgctccaaggaTCCTTCCCAACACCCTGGGGTGCTGACTCGAGATCTCCCTCCCCCTGGCTCTCTGACCCTGGTACCTCCTTTGGGAGTGAGGGGGGCTTAGCTCCCAAACCAGGGTTCTCAGGGATATCGGCCAACAGGCCCTCTGCTGCTGCCTTCCTACTGGAGGCAGGATCTGGGGTGTCTGGGGCCTCCATGGTAGGACCTGAGGTGTCCAGAGCCTCTGTGGCAGGATCCGGGATGTCCAGGGCCCCCCTGGGAAAATCTGGGGTGTCTGGGGCCTCCATGGTAGAATCTGGTGTATCTGGGGCCTCCATTGTAAGATCTGGGGTGTCCAGGGCCTCTGTGGCAGCCTTTAGGGTGTCCGGGGCCTCCCTGATAGAATCCAGGGTGTCTGGGGCCTCCCTGGTAGGATCTGGGGTGTCTGGGGACTCTGAGGCAGGCTTGGGGGTATCTGGGGCCTCTCTGGGGGAATCCGGGGTGTCCGGGGCCTCTGTGGCAGAATCCAGTGTGTCTGAGACCTCCATGCCTGGCTCAGTGTTGTCCAGGTCCTCTGAGGCAGCATCTGGGATGTCTGGAGGCTCTCTCGTAGAACCTGGGGTTTCCAGGGCCTCTGTGGCAGGATCCGTGGTGTCTGGGGCCTCCCTGGTAGAACCTGGGGTTTCCAGAGTCCCTGTGGCAGGCTTTGGGGTGTCTAGGGCCTCCCTGGTAGAATCCAGAGTGTCCGGAGTCTCTGAGGTGGGATCTCGGGAGTCTGGGACCTCTGTGGCAGGATCTTGGGTGTCCAAGACCTCCCTGATAGGATCTGGGGGGTCTGGGGACTCTGAGGCATGCTTTGGGATATCCGGGGCCTCTGAGGCAGAATGCAGGTTGTTTGGGGCTTCTGAGCAAGGCCTGGGGTTATCTGGTGTCTCTGAGGCAGGATCTGGGATATCTGGGGCCTCCCTGGCAAGCTCAGGAGTGTTTGGAGTCTCTGAGGCAGGATCCAGGGTGTCCAGTGCTTCCAAGGCAGGGTTGGGGGTGTCCAGGGCTTCCGAGGCAGGCTTGGGGGTGTCCGGGGCTTCCGAAGCAGGCTCGGCAGTGTCTGGGTCCTCCGAGGCAGGTCTGGGGGGGCTCACATCTCTCCATGAGGTCCATGGTGTTTCAGTGTCTGCAGCTGGTTCTAGGACACCCTGTGGGGCCTGGTCCTGGCCTTCAGTGGTGCTCGCATCCCTCTTGTCAGACACTGGCCTCAGTCCCCAAGCTTCACCTCCTTCTTGCTGGGCCATGGCAGCCATGGCCTCTGTTCCTGGGCCACAGCCAGTGTCTGTCTGCAGGGCCTTGGGGCTGGCTGCAGCAGCAGGTCCCTGGCCTGAGAGGAGGCCTGCATCCTGCAGGGGCAGGTGTGTGGCCAAAGAGACAGGATCCTGGGGTAAGGTGGGGTCCCCTTCTCCCAGCTGGTGCTCAGAGCTGGCCACAGCAGCAGGTCCCTGGGCAGCTTCCTCCTCCAGGGTCTGCAAAGAGTTTGGACTTGGCAAGAGGTCCTCCTCTTCCTGGGCAGTCCAAGGCTCTGGGCCTAAGCTGGCGCTGTTTCCCTCCTGTAGAGGCTGAGGTGTGGCCAAGGTGACAGGTGCTGGTTCTGCGGGAGAGCCTGCTTCATCCCCCTGGGCCTTCAGGGTCACCCCAGTGAGGCCTGGGTCTTCTTGCCGGGTGTGAGGGGCCCTAGTGGCAGCAGATGCCGGGCCTGCAGAGGGGCCGGTCCCCGTCATTTCTGCCACAGGCTCCTGGCTCTGGGCGGAGAGGCCAGCCTCTCCCTTGGAGCCCCTGGTAGCCAGCTGTAGGCCCCAGGATGTGGGCTCGCCAGGGCTGTCCTGGAGCAGGATGATGTGCTGTGCGTGGGGCTCCCCGCTGTACAGCCTCTCGTCGTCCGCCCCCGTGTAGGAGGCAGGGTCAAGGTCAGAGGAGGCCACAGAAATGTCGTCCTGGAAGGCAAAGGCCTCATCCACGCTCTCGGAGATGGAGAGgtcggacagtgactgcagggaGGAGGCGAAGGTGCTGTCGTCCTCACCTGTCCCGGCCACATCTGCTCCCGGGGAGGgtgcctcccgctctgcctcctgctCCGCAGGCAGGGGCACCACCTCCACTGCTTCCACCTGGAAGATCAGGCTGCCCcggaagggcaggagggaggcgGGCATCATTGGCTCGTTGGCCAGGAAGTCCAGCTCAAAGAAGTGGCCTTCCTGGCCCAGGGAAGAGCTGCTGTCCACGGAGAGGCTGGACTCTGGGGATGGGGGAACTGGGGACCCAGCAGGGCACAGCTCCTGCTCATCCACCAGGGACCCTGGGGGGGAGAAGCCCCAGCCCGAGGAAGTGTCCAGCGCTTCTGCCAGGGCCAGCAGGCTCAGGGAGCAGGATGGGGACGAGGCCCAGCTGTCCCCATCTGCCGTGACATAGGAGCCTGAGAGTGATGCAGGCGGCGAGTCCCCCTGCTCAGCCTGGGCACCCTGGGTGTCCCTGTGGGGCCCGTGGCTGGGGAGCAGGGCAAACGCGGTCtcagtgggggtggagggaggtgtGAAGTAGGAATCAGGGTCCAGGGCAAGGCAAGGCACAGGAGGGTCACCCTGAGAACACAACTCAAGGGGTGGGTTCAGGCTGGCATGCCCACCCTCCCTATTCCTGGACTCTGGTAGAGCTGCGCTGGGTAGTGGTGCCCAGCGTGTCTCCTCACCCATCACAACCCGGGGCTCCAGTGGGGCTGGCTGAGCGCCCCCTGTGGGCTGAACCTCAGGGGAccctgggctggggctgccctCCTCTGGGACCGCCCAGGCCATGGTGGTGTGGCCCGGCCCTGCATCCCAGCTAGCTCCCTCAGGTGGGGGCCGGGCACCTGGCTTGCTGGGCAGGAATGTGAGGGCCAGGGTGCTGGGCCCCCGGATCAGGGCACAGTGCTCCCGCGGGTTCCCTCTTGGAGTGGTGGTCTCAGCTGCATTACAGGACAGATCTATGGAAAGAAAAAGGCAGGCATCTGCCCTGAAGTGGCTCGGGGGTAGCTGAGCACGGTGGGGACCCACAGGAGTGAGTGTCAGCTGGAAGGGCAGAGGGCAAGGGGAAGGGAGTTGCCCGTCTGGAGGAGCAGTCCCAGAGCTTGCAGCATTGGGAGCAGCCTGGGATCATGGCGCATGGGGAGTGGCTGTGGGCACAAAAGGGCACTATCTCTTGGATTGCACATGTGCCAACCTCTCGCCACCTGGCACATCAGAGGGCCCAGGAGTAGGGGCCTGCATGCTGCCCCTGCTGTGAGCTGGTCCTGCCTCTCTGCTGCCTCTTGCTGCCACACCTGAAGCCAGTCTGTCAGGGGTCTCACGGGGCTCTGCCTGCTCCTGGTCCCAGGGCTGGCACAGGGAGGAGGGGAAGCAGGGGCCATGCAGGCATGTTCTCAGGCAGGGTGTCCCACGGGTGAGCTGGGGCACCAGGCCAGGGGAGAGTGCTGGTCCCCTGATGATAGCTGTCCAAAGAGGGGGCTCCACCCTGCCCTACTGGCGGCTGAGGGGAGCTGTGGGCTCTGGGGGCGGTGGGACCACCCAGCCAAGTCTTTCCACAGAGGCAGCTGCCGCATGTTGCTAGCCCCTTCTGCCAGGAACATGCGAGTGGGTCCCTTGGCAGTGCCCAGGGCGGCCCAAGCCCTGCTGCATTCTCTGGGGGTTCCTGCTCTGCCATGCTCTCCTGTGACCACATACAAGCACATCAGCTTTCTGTCTGTAAAGTGGTTTGCCAGGTTTAGAGCTGAAGCTTACAGAGGGTGGCTCCCTCCCCAGGCTGCCCCACCTGCCTGAAAAAGAGCCCCAGACCTTGGGCCCCACTGCAGGAGTGCTGGGGTGGCCAGAGAGTCCTAAGAAGGGGGACCTTTGGGTACACTGGAGGTGGGTGTGGCAGGGGTGTCTGGGTACGAGAGACTGGGCTCTTGGCACTGAGCCTGGCATGCTACCCCTGTGCACTCATATTGGACTctggggccctggggcagggggagggcagaACTCAGTTAAGGGGGTTGTGGAAGAGAAACCAAAGGTCAAAGGTTTTTGGGACTCATTTAAGGTCATCAGGCAGTCCAAGCAGAGCCAGCCCAAGACCCTGGGTCTGAGGAGTTCCAGCCTCCCCCTACCCCTTTACTGGACCTCAGAGGGAGGCCAGGACCCTGGACCCAGCACTGTTTCCACCCCCAGGTGACTTTTCACCCACTGCAAGGTGCCTTTGGCCCTCCAGCAGCCACACATGGCTGACCTCTGGGTGGGTCATCCTGGCTGGTCTTCCAGGCCTAGGCAGATCCCCTTGGCCCCCACCAACACTGCTGGCCCAGCCTCTCCAAGGACAAGGGCCTGCCCTCCAGAGGGTGCACCCCCAGGGCATCCCACCTTCTAGACCAGCAGCCCACCCCTCTGGCTTCCCTGGCCTCAGGCTCCAGTCCTGCCCAATGGGGACCGGTTGCCGGCCCTGAGGTGGCCTCAGGCATTTGGGCACAGGCTTCCCCAGTAGCGGGAGCAGTTGAGAACCTGCCGTCTCCGGTCCACAGCCGCTCAGGCCCGAGGCTCCAGGCAGACAATGGGGCTCGGCAGCTGAGTGGCGGGCCGGGCCGGAAGCGCAAGGCGCCACCCAGCCCAGGCGGTTCGCGGGCCCTCCTGTCGCGTCTGGCTCTGCAGGACACCCCTGCCCCGCCCGCCCTTGCCCGAAGTCTGGTGTGGGGGCCGGCCCGGGGTCAGGATCCAGGTGCGCGGAAGGACGGTGCCGAGAGGCCCGTGAAGGGGAGGAGGCAGGCTGGGGCGTGACGGTGAGGTAGGGAGCGGGGAGGAGGGCGACAGCGGGGAAAGCGAGGGCACCGGTGCGGAGACGCGCTTAGACGGGGTCGCGCCTCCTTACCTGTGCGGGTCCCCGGCCCACCGGCCTCCAGCAACAGCAGGTCAGCGCTGGTAGCCTCCCCCGGCATGGCCTAGCCTTGCGTGCGTCCCCCGGAGCCCGGTCCGACCACACACGCCTGTCTCGCCGAGCCTGCGAGGCCACCGCCCCTCGGCCGCGGGGGTGGGGGTCATTGGACGACGTCGGCACCGCCCCGCCGGCCTGGCCCCCCGAGTGAGCGTGCGCCGGCGCACCAGGCCCTGCGGAGCACGGAGTGGGGCGGGCGGCCTCCCTCCCCGCAGGCAGTGCTCTCATCCGGCGCTGCGCGGCCCCGCCTTTGCGCAGCATCCCGTGCCTTATCGGGAGGGGCGTTTGGGGCCTGTCGGAGGCTGGGCGGACCCCAGGGGCATCTCCCCTTAGCCGGTTGGGAAGAGGCGGGAGTGGTTAGACCTCGGGGTGAGGGGCCGGGCGCTTTGGGGGAGGAGGCGCCGCACTCCCATGGCTGGCCTCCTGGCCCCCAGCTGCTGGGGCTCTGCGGCCGGCGTGGTGCCTCCATCCGAGAGGTGAGCAGGTGCCGCAGCCCCGAGCTGATTGGTCAGTCTTCCGGTTTCCCTGGCAACCGCCTCCCGGCGCCATGGCAACTGGAGGCCCGGAGACTGCACGGCAGGAGCGCAGCGGAAGGCAGCCCCAGGGAGCCCTGCGGGCGGGTCCCGGGCTTCCCGCAGCGCGGCGCCTTCCCCTAGCGCTCCGGAGGGCGGGCAGAGGGAGAAACACGCCTCCGCGCCCGCGGCATCCGCCCTGCCATACCCCCAAGGATGCAGCAGACCCAGTCCCTTGGGTTGCACCCTGGCTTCCACACAGCCCCCGCGATCAGGTTTGCGGAGCGCCCGCCCTGTGCCAGGCTCCGAGAGACACACGGACATTGTTACCACCCTGAAGTCGACGGGGCCAGGGCAGGCAATCACAGCAGCCACTGGTGGGGCTCTCTCCCTAACCTCAGTCTTCTGCTGGCTCTGCAAGAGCCCACGGAGCAGGGGGCAGCGCGACGCGCCTCCAGAGTCAGGCCACACAGCCGGCTGCCTGTTGGGCACGGCTGTGGCGCCAGATCCCCCATGCCCAGCTGAAGCCCCGTGTCCTGCATGCCCCTCAGTGGGGGCATGTGGCTgtctgcctcccttccctccccacaccAGCCTCTTCCCTCACCTCCTGAGCCCTTCTCCTGTTGCCTTAGCTGAGTCCTCCCCCGCTCCCAGTCCTGTCAACAGCGTACAATCTGGCCAACACCCTGACTTTCCAGAAACCAAAGACTTTGAGCAGGGAGTAAGGGGACCCCAGACCCAGCAAAATGGCACAggtttgtgggtctgtttctCCTGATTAATCTGACGATGATGCAGGAAATAAGAGACCATACAAACAGAACTTTCAAAGGTGAAAAGAGCAAACTGAGCTGGCAAGGGGCCCCAGGTCTGGGGGAGCAGCACAGCAGCCCACCCAGCAGAAGGGGCACCAGGCCCAGCACTGCCTGACTCGAAGCCTACTGAGACAGAGACCAtgagtgtagtcagagtagggtgagggcctctgggaaaagcagagCGGAATGTTTACAGTGAGAGCAATGTCACAAcaggcaaagaagtccccattgaaactctgttattcattatgcaaagtcaaggtcacactaattctctagggaaagatacctaagaatatagacatcttcagtcagatcagttaaaggtcaaaaggccaggagcaacttggcctggtatgtttgagtgttctgcaagggtatcagcataacccgtgaccccACTGTCACCCCTAGCAATCaggctatgacccagcccaccttgacagggcaggtgatgcaagtccacacccctaagtttttttcatgttcttgaaaaatcctcaactgcctataaaaccccctagacaacacaccactacaggctcttttgtcccctcctggcatgagcctctcc
This is a stretch of genomic DNA from Manis pentadactyla isolate mManPen7 chromosome 7, mManPen7.hap1, whole genome shotgun sequence. It encodes these proteins:
- the NACAD gene encoding NAC-alpha domain-containing protein 1; translated protein: MPGEATSADLLLLEAGGPGTRTDLSCNAAETTTPRGNPREHCALIRGPSTLALTFLPSKPGARPPPEGASWDAGPGHTTMAWAVPEEGSPSPGSPEVQPTGGAQPAPLEPRVVMGEETRWAPLPSAALPESRNREGGHASLNPPLELCSQGDPPVPCLALDPDSYFTPPSTPTETAFALLPSHGPHRDTQGAQAEQGDSPPASLSGSYVTADGDSWASSPSCSLSLLALAEALDTSSGWGFSPPGSLVDEQELCPAGSPVPPSPESSLSVDSSSSLGQEGHFFELDFLANEPMMPASLLPFRGSLIFQVEAVEVVPLPAEQEAEREAPSPGADVAGTGEDDSTFASSLQSLSDLSISESVDEAFAFQDDISVASSDLDPASYTGADDERLYSGEPHAQHIILLQDSPGEPTSWGLQLATRGSKGEAGLSAQSQEPVAEMTGTGPSAGPASAATRAPHTRQEDPGLTGVTLKAQGDEAGSPAEPAPVTLATPQPLQEGNSASLGPEPWTAQEEEDLLPSPNSLQTLEEEAAQGPAAVASSEHQLGEGDPTLPQDPVSLATHLPLQDAGLLSGQGPAAAASPKALQTDTGCGPGTEAMAAMAQQEGGEAWGLRPVSDKRDASTTEGQDQAPQGVLEPAADTETPWTSWRDVSPPRPASEDPDTAEPASEAPDTPKPASEALDTPNPALEALDTLDPASETPNTPELAREAPDIPDPASETPDNPRPCSEAPNNLHSASEAPDIPKHASESPDPPDPIREVLDTQDPATEVPDSRDPTSETPDTLDSTREALDTPKPATGTLETPGSTREAPDTTDPATEALETPGSTREPPDIPDAASEDLDNTEPGMEVSDTLDSATEAPDTPDSPREAPDTPKPASESPDTPDPTREAPDTLDSIREAPDTLKAATEALDTPDLTMEAPDTPDSTMEAPDTPDFPRGALDIPDPATEALDTSGPTMEAPDTPDPASSRKAAAEGLLADIPENPGLGAKPPSLPKEVPGSESQGEGDLESAPQGVGKDPWSSSPEACPAACPEVGQVQSLSPAEERATTEPGIPVAVASEVGLDSCLEFPSRAVPKPGGRCPKGPAPMSPPPSWQQEPVLGPGSADWAQAAPGILGPSRPQPPEGPTGGPPSLPPDRPSAPGVMKAALRPAGPQEDSVEGKECPSSPAHLPPQAGAQLAVAAFSGTTNTPGAGQRGSLLPHAALLSPKAAPIGGIHAKDPALRISPPGQVPPGSRPQSPAGPQGLPAIGQQDDQDSLEEGSLQATGSGHHSDSHGESEEPEEPELSGPQTSQCPAQAPAGGGSEETSSKAKQSRSEKKARKAMSKLGLRQIQGVTRITIQKSKNILFVIAKPDVFKSPASDTYVVFGEAKVEDLSQQVHRAAAEKFKVPAEPAALVPESAPGPQMRPECEEDEEEVDEAGLELRDIELVMAQANVSRAKAVRALRENQSDIVNAIMELTM